In Mangifera indica cultivar Alphonso chromosome 7, CATAS_Mindica_2.1, whole genome shotgun sequence, the genomic window AAGtgtaaacattgtaaaaaagAGTTTGTAGGATCAAGTAAGAGTGGAACCACACATCTCAAAAATCATTTACAAAGTTGCCCTAGTTTGAGAAATCTAAGTGCAGTTGTAGataaagtaaaagagaaaaatataattggcCCAGATTCAAATGGCTTTGATTTTGTGGGAAGGATTATTAAGTATGGGCTAAACGGCATCAAGGATGATATTCTTGTTGTCTACGAACAAGAGAAGTATAGATTTCGCGGATATATAGATAAGCTCCCTTCTCGTTTTAGCTTAACATTTCATAGGTCTTATTGGAAGAGTTTTTGCCTGGCGAAAATCTGGTTTGTTGATGATAGTTGGAAATTGAGAAACATGATTATATTTGTGGAAAATTGTGAAGATAAGGATGAAGATGATGACTATGAAATTTTGAAGTCTTTGCTTGTGGATTGGAACATACACACAAAAATGTTTTCCATGTTTATCTGTGATGGAGAACTATATAAGGAAGCTACCGAGAATTTGAACAACTGGTTCAACAAAAGAGGTTCACTTCCGTTTATTGGGATAGATGTTCCGAGTTATGCtttattagatatattttgtttggaatttttcaatattttgaaagaaatttcgccaaataatattattgctaAAGCGTCTAAGCTTAAGGACTACGTCCGCACACCATCCAATGATCAAAAGTTTGAATGTGCGGTACATCAAGCTCTGTCCATGGGCAAAATAGTAACTTCCCAAAGTACTCCTCCTCTTTGGGATAACAGCATTAGAGTGCTTGAATGGGTAATGAGATGTAAAGAAGCATTTAATGAACTGGAGCATATAGATCCTGATTTCAAGTTTATCAATTTTACAAAAGAGGATTGGGATGATGCAACTTTGCTCTATAAGGGTTGGCAAGGGCTACTTGattacaaaaatgaaatttcgAAGTTAGTATATTCTAACAATGAAGCGAATTTTAAAGTAGTCTGtgacatatttttcaaattggttCAGTTGGGGAAAAGTGATAATTATTACCTTTGCCACTTTGCATCACTGATCATAAAACGTCTTATAAAATATTGGAAGAATTCTCAGTCGATTTTAGAAGTCATGGTCCTTTTGGATCCACGGTATAAATTGGAGATGGTAGCAGATATCTACAAAATGGTTTATGATAATGATTTTGAGATACACTTTCAAAAAGCGATTGACGATGTTAcaaatattttcaatgaatatgTGAAGGGCATGTCATCATCCTCTTCAAACTTTGACTATAATGTTACTTCAAAATCAGAACTTGACTGCTATTCGATAGAAGAGTTTCCTCAAGATGAAATGTTTGATGTTCTGCAATGGTGGCGTCACAAATCTCCAGTTTATCCAATACTATCTAGAATGGCACGTGATTTCTTATCAATGCCAGGTGAAATTCCTTCTTTGCCTTCTTCCATTGTGGATGAAATTCAAgatatttatgattataatgATCTTGATGAtgacttcaaattcaaattggcATGTACAAAATATTGGTTGaactttattgaaaataattaattaagttgttGAATGTGTGATAtgttttttatccttttaatacAAAAAGGATTAACATTTTGTTgtataaaaattgacaaaatattatacttCTCAAGCTTTATTGTCAATTGCCACGTGATGTTTACATCTTGATTGTTGTTCATCTCATCTTCTCAAACTAATATGAAAATTGtacatgataataaaaattgtctctcatttttttcttttttttattcactTCTACATCCCATCGAAATGCtacatcaaaatttaaataatttaaccgaaaatatacaacaaaaaaatataattctttctatatttttttttcattatttatgaaAGTCTGGCTGacattttctttactttgtgTATTTATTCAAACCTATTTTGCAAAAGCACATTactaatctaattattttcttttgcaaaAGCACATTGTAAAagcatatgataacatattatatgtaattggatacttaaaaatatgtacacatgaCATTGCTCATATCATTTTACTCTTTTGTCAAAGTTAgttatttgttattaatagTAAATAACTATTCATGTCAATTTGTCCAAATATTACAATAACTGTGtaataattgtcattttatcctacaaatttaaaatattacaataatacctCTATCTGATTGAACTATACATAGTATTGTAGGgttgaaaatgtcattttaaaaaaattattacaaacaaaaactccaaacttttttcaactttccaaaacccttgaaaaaattcattcatagccctaacattttaaaaaattataattttcccacaaatatattattatatgtcattaacactcatatttatacttttattaataattttttaattatttttaattgaaattaatataatttttaagggTAAAGTGCTATTTAGCtagagggttttttttttcttttttactttttcaacaattttataaaaaaattaatagattaattGAGAAAAcgacttttttaaatttaaagagtggaaaatattatttcatcaaaccttggtttaaaaataatcatttggcccaAATTAGGCAAGGAACCTGTAGAGTTTTTAAGTAGACCTGACGAATGGGCAGATTAGTCAGGTCAATACTGGTGTGGGTTGAAAAAGAGTCAACTTATATAAGAAATGATATCTAAAACTCTATCCGGCTCTACGAGTACAGGTCAATCCTTGGGTTACtcactaatattaattttttacttttttcttttgctttttattattttaatatattcattttttaattttcgataatttttctctttaagtatgtaaatattgtgtgaaggaaagaaaatttatcTTGCATATTCATTTTTAGATGGTTTACCCACAGGTTTTGCGAGTAACTAACCCGTTTTGCCAAATCAATTTTTAAGGTCGTCATGAGTTGCAATTAAATATTAGTGAATTAGTTCAAGATCTCAATTTGTCACACGTTAATATATTGtacttgttttatttatttatttttagtgcaTGTAATGCCAAAATTCCATTTGACTTCAAAAAATCTAATTCTTTCTTCAACTTTGTCACGAGTAATCCATTCCattgttttaaaatctaaaccaTATCAATTGATCCAACTGAGATTCAatggtttttaaaatctaaattgtATCAATTGATCCAACTTAGATTCAATAATTAGTCTGATCTAAGTTAAAGCTAAAACTTGTTTTAACCTTTACAATGGAGCTGGTTCAAAATTCATTAGactgaaaatatatatgttctatAACTTGTTCAAAAAATAtgtctaatatatataatagcTAATAAAACTAATCCAAACGGTTAGTCAGATCGGTCAAACTTGGACCAAACTCTTAACCAACTCAACGCTTGGTCCAAATCATTGATCCACTCATCACTTGATTtcacatttattaaataaaatataaaacaaaaacagagttcccatttattaaataaaaaaacaaaaacagaggacatgtgacaaaaataaaaccagACGTCTTTTAACCATCttattacaaatacaaaaaCAGAGGAAATTAGACAAGTATAGAACGCTTAAAACAATAGGTATATAAAGTGTTCAGTTTCCTCTGCTTCTTAGAAGTTGGCACGCGGacgaagaaaatgaataaagagAGGATGGTGAGTTTGAATATGAGTTCGGTGGTTGGTATTGGCTGtccaaaaacaatgaaaatggtGGGGGAGTTGAGGGGTAGGAAGGTATTAGTTCTGATCGGCAGCGGAGCGACTCATAACTTCCTCTCGGAGAAACTCCTGGAAGAACTGAAAATTCCGATGAAGGCCGCACAGTTCGCCATGGTGTTGGGAGATGACCACAGAGTAAAGGGGGTGGGTAAATGTGAGGGAGTAACGATCACACTGCAGGGCATCACGATAACACAGAACTTCCTTCCATTCCGCTTGGGAGGAGTGGATTTGATAATAGGAATTAAATGGTTACATAGATTGGGAGACATAAAAACCAATTGGAAGAGATAGATTTTGAGGTTTACTTGGGAGTACGAAAATAGAGCTGAAGGGGGATTTGTCATTATCATTGCTGGAATCATCTTTTAAGGCATTGATGAAAGCCACGGAAGAAAAGGAGGGGTATTGGTTAGAGATGGAACTACGGGACCTTTTAGATGATCAAGGAACAAATTAAATCCCTCCTGAAGTTGTTGAGATGCTGATTGAATTTGAAGGATTATTTGGGGAACCCAGAGGACTTCTGCCAAAGAGAGCTTTGCACCATGCCATCACCCTCATGAATGGAACACAACCCCAAACTTGTGACCCTATATGTACCTCTACtacaaaaaaaatgagattgaaatgATTGTGTAGGAGATGATGACAGTCTGAGTAGTACATCCAAGTGTGAGCCCATTTGCGAGCCCTGCATTTAGTCAAGAAGAGAGACAGTGGGTGGAGGTTTTGTGTCAATTACCGAGTCTTGAACCTGGTGACAATCCCTAAAAAGTTTCCCATGCTAACCAACAAGGAACTCTTATACGAGTTGGTTGGGGTTGTCGTATTCAGTAAATTGGACCTTAAATCCGAATACCACCAAATCCACATATGAGAAGATGTAGAGAAGGCTGCCTTTCGGATGCATGTGGGCCATTACGAATTTTAGTACTGCTCTTTGGCCTCTCTAATGCTCTTGTCATGTTCTAGAATTTGATTAACACCATTTTTAGGCCTTATCTGCGGAAATTCATGCTGGTATTTTTCAATGACATCATGGTTTACAAAGAGAATTCAAGGACCGTTTGTAGCATCTTTGGGTGGTGCTGAGCTTGCTGAAGGACAATCATCCAGTGGTGAACCAAAAGAAATGCTCCTTCGGACAAAATAGAATAAAGTATTTAGGCCATATCCAGAAGTGGTGTGGAGGCTGATCCTCGCAAGATCCATGAAATGAAAAATTCGCCACAGCCGAGTGACATCAGAGACCTTCGAGGATCCCTTGGGTCAATGGGATACTACTGGAAGTTTGTAAAGGGGTATGGAAAAATAGCCGAGCCTCAAACCAATCTATGCAAGAACAACTTGTTTTAGTGGGGGGTGGACACTCAGCAGGCATTTGAAGCTTTAAAATCTGCCATGATAACAGTGTCAGTGCTAGTGATGCCGACATTAGGAGAAACTAATGCATTAGAAGTGGGAGAGGAGGCAGTGCTAATGCAAGAAGGGAGGTCGATTGCTTTCCTCAGTAAGGCACACTCAATACTGGATCGAAGTAAATCAGTATACGAATGTGAGCTGATGGCGATCATGTTGGCATTTCAAAAGTGGTGACATTATCTACTCAGGAGGCATTTCAAGATACGAACCAACCAACAGAGCCTGGAATTCTTGACAGAACAAAGAGTACTAAGCCATGGGCAACAGAAGTAGCTAGTTAAGATTATGGggtttgattttcaaattgtGTATCGTCCAGGGTGAGAACAAAGTCATCAACACACTATCCTGTAATCCCAAATTTATGGAATAATTACATGCTTATTTGGTAACACAAATGGTATGAGATGAGGGTTTACAGAAAGAAACTGATGAAGATGAGAAACAGAACAAAATTAAATACGAGATGTTATGCAAGCCCACGACACACCAAGGGTATTCAATGAGGGGAAACATTTTGTTATACCAAGGTAGACTAGTGATACCTAAGGGATCCAGGTTCATTCCATCTTTTATAACTGAATTTCATTCTTCTTCATATGGGGGGCTTTCTGGTTTTTACAAAACATGCAAGCGGATTGCTACCACTCTATACTGGGAGGGAATGAAAGACGATATTAAAAGTTTTGTGGCCAAATGCGACATGTGCCAATGCATGAAATAGGAGGTGATGTCGCCTGCTGGGCTACTATAGTTGTTACCGATACTAGAGAAGGTTTGGGAAGATTTATTGATGAACTTTATTTTGGGGCTACCAAAAATAAGAGGAGTAGACACGGTCCTTGTGGTGATTGATCGACTTTCAAAGTATGAACACTTGATGACACTTCAGCATCTTTCACAGCCAAGGAGGTAGCTGAAATTTTCATTAAGGAGGTTGTGCACCTCCACAGCTTCCCTAAAACTATAATTACTGACGGGGAACGAGTTTTCATGAGTGGGTTTTGGAGGAGGGAATTATTTAGAGCTGTTGACACCTATCTCAAATTTAGCTCAGCAAATCACCCCCAAATGGATGGTCTAGCAGAGATAGTAAACCGAAGCATCGAAACATATCTTTGGTGTTTTTGCATTGAACAACCTAAGAGTTAGCCGAGGTGGTTAGTTTGGGCAGAATATTGGTATAACACATTGTTCAATAGCTCGACCGGGATGACACATTTCAAGGTGATATATGGGAGAGATCCACTGCCAATTTTTAGATGggttgaaaaagaataaaaaatagaagaggCGAACACTactatcaaagaaagaaatctGATGTTGGATGCACTTAAGTTTAACCTGCACAGGGCACAAGAACAAATGACGAAGTCAGCGAATAAACAATGCAGGGAGGTAATATTAAATGTAGGGGACTAGGTTCATCTCAATCTTTAACCATATCGTATCCGTTCGTTGGCATCGCACCTTAATGACAAATTAAGTCCTTTGTTTTATGGTCCCTTTGCCATCAGAGAGAAGATAGGGGAGGTCGTATATAAGTCGAAGCTTCCCATGTCAGCTAAAATACACCCGGTGTTTCATGTTTCACAGTTTAAAAAACAGATACGTCCAGCAGCGAAGAGCCAACCCTTACTAGAAGGCTTAAGCGAAGAAGAAGAGCTAATTGTGCAGCCCGAAGCAGTCTTGAAATACAGGTATTCCCCATCAAGGAGATCTCGAGCTGCTAATAAAATGGAAGCAGCTTCCTGAGTTTGAATGCTCTTGGGAATTATATGAGAACATCAGAAGACTTTTCCCTCAATTGCAACTTGAGGACAAGGTGTCTCTAGATGGATGGGTAAGGCAATGTTAGGGCCAAAGTTTATGGTCCCTTTGCCATCAGAGAGAAGATAGGGGAGGTCGTATATAAGTCGAAGCTTCCCATGCCAGCTAAAATACACCCGGTGTTTCACAGTTAAAAAAACCAGATAGGTCCAGCAGCAAAGAGCCAACCCTTACAAGAAGGGTTAAGCGAAGAAGAAGTGCTAATTGTGCAGGCCGAAGCAGTCTTGAAATACAGGTATCCCCCTCAAGGAGATCTCGAGCTGCTTATAAAATGGATGCAGCTTCCCGACTTTGAATGCTCTTGGGAATTATATGAGAACATCAGAAGACTTTTCCCTCAATTGCACCctgaggacaaggtgcctctgGATGGGTAGGGTCAAAGTTTATACCAGGAAGAAAAGGGAGAAAGAGAGCTAAAAGAATGACACTTGGCGGAAAATTACATGAAACAGATGGCGAAATGCTAGCTGAGGGAGGGACAGTTGACTTGGAGGGTACAACAGATCAACATGTGCAGAATGCAGAAACAGCAGAAGATCACAACAGAGACAGGGGACAGGAAGAATGTGCAGAAGAATGCTAGAAAATCCCAGGTCTGTGTCTGTATGTAATTACCCCTATCTCAAACCTCTGCTATTACTATATGGTTAATCCTCTTGTAATTAATATCTATTCTAGTTACTCTTATAagtagtatttttgtttttttttttaatctaaagaaCTTGTTTCTATGACAAATGATTAATTGGATGGAATAAGATGAAATCTTGTGAATTGCAGTTTATGAAATTCTCTGATTGACTTAGTCTTTAGAGCTCACATATGTACTACACGAGGAAAAGAGAGTGGGGAGGGAAGAAGACACATGGCAGTAGCTAGCTTGGACACGTGTCAATACTCAATTGCATGGACCACTGGAAGAGACAATGAAACGTGGCACAATCAAGGAGAGCAAGTTGGTTGTGACGGATAAAAGAAGGGAATTACAGCAGAGGAGGCCGGAGAGAATTGtgagaaaaataaggaaaatgaaGGGAAAGTGCAGGCCTCCGGAAAGCCCTGTGTAATGGGCATCtttcttattataataaatatatttatttataaatttttataccaCTCATACAACAGAGGAATATTTTTAgatgagagaaaatatattaggttttttatttctaaaagtaatcctaaaatgatttttcatgtGTTTAGCCCAAACTGTTTAAGGGTCTGGGGGTGCTGCCCTTTATTTTCCTCAAACTCACTGTAAAGCAAGCCCCCTACCCACTAACCGAATAGGGAAACTTATGTCTGTAATGCCTTACGGAT contains:
- the LOC123220382 gene encoding zinc finger BED domain-containing protein RICESLEEPER 2-like, producing MDLITTQLTPPDYLLLQKSKISKEIKNLKDFVQQYKNILEMKNEIIDCLQSLQRDLQDIKSLVQRGGPTLSSNINGTEQHHVQEITQQNIYFGSTLNQENDVVRGPNAQSLSCSKRKRWSKVWEDFTKHVGQDGKEWAKCKHCKKEFVGSSKSGTTHLKNHLQSCPSLRNLSAVVDKVKEKNIIGPDSNGFDFVGRIIKYGLNGIKDDILVVYEQEKYRFRGYIDKLPSRFSLTFHRSYWKSFCLAKIWFVDDSWKLRNMIIFVENCEDKDEDDDYEILKSLLVDWNIHTKMFSMFICDGELYKEATENLNNWFNKRGSLPFIGIDVPSYALLDIFCLEFFNILKEISPNNIIAKASKLKDYVRTPSNDQKFECAVHQALSMGKIVTSQSTPPLWDNSIRVLEWVMRCKEAFNELEHIDPDFKFINFTKEDWDDATLLYKGWQGLLDYKNEISKLVYSNNEANFKVVCDIFFKLVQLGKSDNYYLCHFASLIIKRLIKYWKNSQSILEVMVLLDPRYKLEMVADIYKMVYDNDFEIHFQKAIDDVTNIFNEYVKGMSSSSSNFDYNVTSKSELDCYSIEEFPQDEMFDVLQWWRHKSPVYPILSRMARDFLSMPGEIPSLPSSIVDEIQDIYDYNDLDDDFKFKLACTKYWLNFIENN